A part of Paenibacillus sp. IHBB 10380 genomic DNA contains:
- a CDS encoding pyridoxamine 5'-phosphate oxidase family protein: MLDKTRIEQEIVKALDHNKICSFATIEGNKPKQRYMVLFNEGLSLHLATNRQTHKVEELEENPHVSLLVGYEIGGSKDVIEIEGICSICTDESLREKVWSPELEKWFTGPNDPNYVILDIKPTRMAYTGQDNDKREWIV; the protein is encoded by the coding sequence ATGTTAGATAAAACTAGAATAGAACAGGAAATTGTCAAAGCATTGGATCACAATAAAATTTGCTCGTTTGCTACGATAGAGGGGAATAAACCGAAACAAAGGTATATGGTATTGTTTAATGAAGGGTTAAGCTTACACTTGGCTACGAACCGCCAAACACATAAAGTTGAAGAGTTAGAGGAAAATCCCCATGTGTCCTTGTTAGTGGGTTATGAAATAGGTGGAAGTAAGGATGTTATAGAGATCGAAGGGATCTGTTCTATATGTACGGATGAAAGTCTACGAGAAAAGGTATGGAGTCCTGAACTTGAGAAATGGTTTACAGGACCCAATGATCCCAATTATGTCATTTTAGATATTAAACCGACTCGTATGGCGTATACAGGTCAAGATAATGATAAGCGTGAATGGATCGTATAA